The Bradyrhizobium barranii subsp. barranii genome segment CCGGCCTTGAAAAACCTGCTTACCGATATCGCCGGCGTCCGCGTCGGCCATGCCGAGGATGCGAAAGTCGCCTCCGGCACGACAGCGATCATCTTCGATGCCCCGGCGGTCGCGGCGATCGACGTGCGCGGCGGCGGGCCCGGCACGCGCGAGGATGCGCTGCTCGATCTTGCCAGCACGGTCGAGCGCGTCGATGCGATTGCGCTGTCCGGCGGCTCCGCCTTTGGCATCGAGACCGGCGGCGGCGTCCAGGCCTGGCTTGCCGAACAGGGCCGCGGCTTCCGGATTCGCGAGGCGGTGATCCCGATCGTGCCGGGCGCCATCGTGTTCGACCTGCTCAACGGCGGCGACAAGGCCTGGGGCCGCTTCGCGCCCTATCGCGATCTCGGTTACGCGGCAGCTGTGGCCGCGGGCCACGACTTCGCGCTGGGCAGCGTCGGCGCAGGCCTCGGCTGTACCACCGCGACCTTCAAGGGCGGGCTCGGCTCGGCTTCAGCGGTCCTGCCCAACGGCATCAAGGTGGCCGCCATCATGGTCGTCAACGCGGTCGGCAGCGCAACCGTCGGCGAGGGACCGTGGTTCTGGGCGGCGCCGTTCGAGGAGAACGGCGAGTTCGGCGGGCGCGGCCTGCCATCCAAATTCACGCCTGACATGCTGGCGATGCGCATCAAGGGCGGCCCGGCCGCGAGCGCGCGCGAGAACACCACGATCGGCCTCGTCGTCACCGATGCGACGCTGACCAAGGCCCAGGCCAAGCGGCTTGCGATGATCGCGCACACCGGATTTGCCCGCGCCATCTATCCCGTGCATGCCCCGACCGACGGCGACGTGCTGTTTGCGGCTGCGACCTGTGAGAAGCCGATCGAGCCGCTGGTCGGCCTCACCGAGCTCGGCACGGTCGCCGCCAACGTGGTCGCGCGCGCGATCGCGCGCGGCGTGTACAGCGCGACGGCGCTGCCGTTTGCGGGAGCATTACCGGCGTGGAAGGACCGCTTCGGCGCGTAAGCGGCACGCGCCTCTCACCGTATATCGCGCGTCATCGGCCGGCGAAGACCGGGCGATCCAGTATCCCAGAGACAGTTGTGATTGAACCGAGAAGCCGCGGCGTACTGGATGCCCCGGTCCCGGCTCCGCCAAGGCTACGCCGGGGCCACAAGGGTGCTCGGCCGCCGAAGCTTTAGCGAAGGCGGCAAGCCGGGGCATGACAGCGAGTGGGCGTCAGACGCTCATCGACATCGACGAGCCGGCGGTCGCTGAGGCGCCTTGGCCCTGCCCGCCTTGCCGCTGCATCAACTGCGCGAACAGATCGTAGGCCGAATTGCGAGAGGAGCTGGAGGCGCCCGGGACGGTCGTCGACATCTTGAAGCCGTCGGCATAGGTGACGGTGGTGGTGGTCGAGCCGTCCGCAGCGGTCGTCGTGGTCGAGGTCGACCCGCCGCTCGACTTCGAGGCGGAATCCGATCCATCGCCGGAGCCGCTGGCACCGTGGGCATGGCCGTGATGGCCGCTCTTCAGCGCCTTCGACATCTCATCCAGGCTGACGCTGCCGTCGGAATTCGTATCCATCTTCGAGAACACGTCGTCGGCCTGCGCGAGGTTGGTGCCGCCGGCCCCGAGCGCGTTCTCGAATTCGGACTTGGTGATCTTGCCGTCGCCGTCCCCGTCGATCTGCGAGAACAGGTCCTTCAGCGCGGCGTCGCGGCTCGTCGAGGTCGAAGACGTCGAGCTCGAGCTGGCCGTGCTGCCGGTGCCGCTGGACGACTGGTTCTGCGCGGCGAACAGCGCGTTCATCGTCTCCGGCGAGATTTGCGGCGTTTTGCCCGCGTTGACCGACGAGGTCGCGCCGCTGGTCGTGCTGCTGCCGCTGTCGATCGCGAACGGATTGATCGGCGCGTTCTGCGAAGACCCCGTCTTCTGGGTCGAGGAGGACGATTTCGAGTTCGTCAGCGACTGGATCGCGTCGAGCGCGCTCGATACGGCACCAAGGGCAAACAACATTGCACAACTCCAACCGATGCGGCACGCCGCAGCCAATGTTCTGGCGGTGATGTCAGCAAGCGTCGTGCCAGCGCAAAAAGCTCAATGAAATCCGCCTTCGCGACGCCTGGCGCGGCTCCGGAACACCGGCAATTCATGCCGGTCGCGGCAGAAATTTCCGCCCACAGGAAGCACGCCACCCCTGCATTGCCCGGCTGAGAGGCCCATGTTAGGCGAGCATCATCTTTCACGGCCGCCACGGGACACCGCGCCATGACCCAAGCCTTCACTCCCCGCCCCCTGGCCATCGCGCCCTCGATCCTGGCCTCGGACTTCTCCAAGCTCGGCGAAGAGGTGCGCGCGGTGGACGCGGCCGGCGCCGACTGGATCCATCTCGACGTGATGGACGGACATTTCGTGCCCAACATCTCCTACGGCCCCGACGTCATCAAGGCGATGCGCCCGCACACCAAGAAGATCTTCGACGCGCATCTGATGATTTCGCCCTGCGACCCCTATCTCGAGGCCTTCGCCAAAGCCGGCTGTGACCACATCACCGTGCATGCGGAAGCAGGTCCCCATCTGCACCGCTCGCTCCAGGCGATCCGCGCGCTCGGCAAGAAGGCCGGCGTCTCGCTCAACCCGGGCACGCCGATCAGCGTGCTCGAATACGTCATCGACCTCGTCGACCTCGTGCTGGTGATGTCGGTCAATCCCGGCTTCGGCGGCCAGGCCTTCATCCCGTCTGCGATCGGCAAGATCCGCGACATCCGCGCGATGACGGCGGGACGTCCGATCGACATCGAGGTCGATGGCGGCGTCGGTCCCGATGTCGCGGGTCCCCTGGCCGCGGCGGGCGCCAACGCCTTCGTCGCCGGCACCTCCGTGTTCAAGGGCGGCACGCAGGAAGCGTACAAGACCAACATCGCCGCGATCCGCAACGCCGCCGCAGGCGCACGCGGCGAAGCGATCTGAAGCACAAGCAACATATTTGCTGAAAAGCTGCGGGTCTTACGGGCGTTGCGACGCGCAATGCCTAAATTGCACCTTGATCCGTACTCCTCCGGGCTTCCCTGATTCGTGCAAATCACCGCTAGTGATTCTTGCCTGTTTTCGCGGGAGCACATCATGACGACGACCCTGGTTTGGACTGGCGTGGCGTTGTGGCTTGGTTTCAGTGCGTTTGTTGTGTTTGGCCCATCGGCCGGACCGGCGAGGGTGCCGGCACGTTCGGCCCGCATCGTCCGTCGCGACTGGTATCGGGCCTGAGCCCATGCAGATCGCGCTCGTGAAGCGTCAAGCGAAGCGCAGGTGCCGCATCCCGCGGCGCCCGCATCCTGACCTCGACTATTTCTTCGGTCGGCTCGAACGCACCGAAGGCGAGAGGCGCGACGACACCGGGCCCGAGATGGCGGACCCGGATCACCCGCTCCGGTCACCGCGCCGGCATTGAATTCTGTTCTGGACCACGCCCGATGAAACCGCACTGCCCGAACTGCCTGAAGGAAATGACCAAGGCATCCGCGTCGCGTAACCTCTTCAATTGCGAGCCCTGCCGCGAGATCATCCAGTATTTCGGCGGCGGCGCGGATCACGGCGAGCCCGGCCCGCAATTCTGCTGGCCGATCCGCCGCAAGCGCTCCGTCCACGCCGCCCACGCGGCGTGATCTTTCCTAGCCCCACACGACGCCGGCGTCCGGTTTCGCCGCAGCCATCCGCGGCGGCCGCACCACGGTGACGGTGCAGGCCGCCTCCGAGGCCACCTTGGCCGAGACGCTGCCGAGCAGCGTGCGGCGGAACGAGCTCTGCCGTGCGCCGATGATGACGTGGTCGACCTGATTGATCTCGGCGAATTCCAACAGCGCCGCGGCGGGGTCGACGGCCTCCAGCACGTGAACCGACAGCCGGCTCTCGTCCAGCTTGAGCGGCGTCGCCCAATGCCGGAGCGCGACCAGGCGGTCGATATGCTTGTTGGAGCCCTGCTCGTCGAGCGTCCGGTCGATCGCGATGCGGTTGAGCTTGAGCACGTTGACGCAGGCAAGCCGCGCCGACGGCAGCGTCGCGAGAATGCGCTCGGTCGTCACGCGCAGCGCCTCGTTCAGCTCGCCCGCGCCTTCCACCGTGTCGAGCGCGACCGCGAGGATCGGGCTGGAGGCGATTTGCGCGGCCACGTCCGATTTCGCGCGCGGCGCCATGACACCCAGGTTGAAGCGCCGCCGCCAGGCGACGCTCAAGGGGTCGCGCTTCAGCCGTTCCGAACGCGCGGTGAGCTTGACCTGCTCCGGATGAGCGAGATCGAAGGCGAGCTGGGACGCGGTCGGATAGCGCCGCACCGGCTCGATCTCGAGACAGCGCAGCACCACCTCCTGAAGCCAGGGTGGATAGTCCGCGCGCAATTCGCGCGGCGGGTGCGGATCGCGCCACAGCCGGCGACGCATCGCGCGCAGCGTCTCGCCCTCGCCGAAGGGACGCTCGCCGGTGGTGAAGAAATAGAGCAGCACGCCAAGCGAAAACAGATCGCTGCGCGGATCGTCCCGTACCCCCAACAGCCGCTCGGGCGCCATGTAGGGCGCGGTGCCGTAAGGCAGGCGGAATTCCTCCTGCAACAGGTCCGGCAGATGGTTGTGGTGCGACAGGCCGTAATCGATCAGGACCGCCTCGCCGCTATCGCGGAACATGATGCTGCTCGGCTTGACGTCGTGATGAATCACGTTCTGCCGGTGCAGATCGGCCAGCGCGGCGGCGATCTTCGCGACGAGCTGCCGCGCCTCCTCATATGGGAGCGGCAGGTCGGGCAGCCGCTTGTAGAGCGTGGTCCCGGGAATGCGCTCGATCACGGCGTAGGCCTGGTGCGCGAAGTCACCGGTGCCGAAACACGAGGGCACGTGCGGGCCGGCGAGCCGCGGCAAGATCATCATCTCCATCTCGAACGAGACGATCGCGGCGGGGTCCTCGCCCTCCGACACCCGCGGAATCTTCATCAGCAGCGGCACGTCGATGCCGGGATGGGTGACGGTCCACAGCGTCGCCATGCCGCCGGCATGGACGCATTCACCGATGGTGTAGCCGTCGATCTCGGCGCCTGATTTGACCAGGGGTTGCGGCATCGCCGTCAGCGTCCCTGCGACAGCCGGTCGGCGAGCCAGGGCGGCAGGCCGTTTTCGCGAATCTTGTCCGCCGCGCTCGCAATGTCATAGGGCGCGCGGCAATAGGTGATCTGGCACGACACGGTGTCGAACAGCACGAAGGCTGCGGATGGATCGCCATCGCGAGGCTGGCCCACCGAGCCGAGCACGGCCAGCCATTGCCGCCCGCGCAGCA includes the following:
- a CDS encoding P1 family peptidase, producing MKNLLTDIAGVRVGHAEDAKVASGTTAIIFDAPAVAAIDVRGGGPGTREDALLDLASTVERVDAIALSGGSAFGIETGGGVQAWLAEQGRGFRIREAVIPIVPGAIVFDLLNGGDKAWGRFAPYRDLGYAAAVAAGHDFALGSVGAGLGCTTATFKGGLGSASAVLPNGIKVAAIMVVNAVGSATVGEGPWFWAAPFEENGEFGGRGLPSKFTPDMLAMRIKGGPAASARENTTIGLVVTDATLTKAQAKRLAMIAHTGFARAIYPVHAPTDGDVLFAAATCEKPIEPLVGLTELGTVAANVVARAIARGVYSATALPFAGALPAWKDRFGA
- a CDS encoding EF-hand domain-containing protein, translating into MLFALGAVSSALDAIQSLTNSKSSSSTQKTGSSQNAPINPFAIDSGSSTTSGATSSVNAGKTPQISPETMNALFAAQNQSSSGTGSTASSSSTSSTSTSRDAALKDLFSQIDGDGDGKITKSEFENALGAGGTNLAQADDVFSKMDTNSDGSVSLDEMSKALKSGHHGHAHGASGSGDGSDSASKSSGGSTSTTTTAADGSTTTTVTYADGFKMSTTVPGASSSSRNSAYDLFAQLMQRQGGQGQGASATAGSSMSMSV
- the rpe gene encoding ribulose-phosphate 3-epimerase, whose amino-acid sequence is MTQAFTPRPLAIAPSILASDFSKLGEEVRAVDAAGADWIHLDVMDGHFVPNISYGPDVIKAMRPHTKKIFDAHLMISPCDPYLEAFAKAGCDHITVHAEAGPHLHRSLQAIRALGKKAGVSLNPGTPISVLEYVIDLVDLVLVMSVNPGFGGQAFIPSAIGKIRDIRAMTAGRPIDIEVDGGVGPDVAGPLAAAGANAFVAGTSVFKGGTQEAYKTNIAAIRNAAAGARGEAI
- a CDS encoding serine/threonine protein kinase, which gives rise to MPQPLVKSGAEIDGYTIGECVHAGGMATLWTVTHPGIDVPLLMKIPRVSEGEDPAAIVSFEMEMMILPRLAGPHVPSCFGTGDFAHQAYAVIERIPGTTLYKRLPDLPLPYEEARQLVAKIAAALADLHRQNVIHHDVKPSSIMFRDSGEAVLIDYGLSHHNHLPDLLQEEFRLPYGTAPYMAPERLLGVRDDPRSDLFSLGVLLYFFTTGERPFGEGETLRAMRRRLWRDPHPPRELRADYPPWLQEVVLRCLEIEPVRRYPTASQLAFDLAHPEQVKLTARSERLKRDPLSVAWRRRFNLGVMAPRAKSDVAAQIASSPILAVALDTVEGAGELNEALRVTTERILATLPSARLACVNVLKLNRIAIDRTLDEQGSNKHIDRLVALRHWATPLKLDESRLSVHVLEAVDPAAALLEFAEINQVDHVIIGARQSSFRRTLLGSVSAKVASEAACTVTVVRPPRMAAAKPDAGVVWG